Proteins encoded by one window of Calidithermus timidus DSM 17022:
- the rplV gene encoding 50S ribosomal protein L22, whose translation MEAKAIARYIRMSPRKARLVVDLIRGKGVDEAKAILKYTNKRAVEPVVKVLESAAANAINNYDMLEDQLVIKAAYVDEGPALKRVLPRARGQAHIIKKRTSHITIVVGEKDGK comes from the coding sequence ATGGAAGCTAAAGCTATCGCTCGCTACATCCGCATGTCGCCCCGCAAGGCCCGCCTGGTGGTGGACCTGATCCGGGGCAAGGGTGTGGACGAGGCCAAGGCCATCCTCAAGTACACCAACAAGCGGGCGGTTGAGCCCGTGGTGAAGGTACTCGAGTCGGCTGCGGCCAACGCCATCAACAACTACGACATGCTCGAGGACCAACTGGTGATCAAAGCCGCCTACGTGGACGAAGGGCCCGCGCTCAAGCGCGTGCTGCCCAGGGCCCGCGGGCAGGCCCACATCATCAAGAAGCGCACCAGCCACATCACCATCGTCGTGGGGGAGAAAGATGGGAAATAA
- the rpsC gene encoding 30S ribosomal protein S3 yields MGNKINPVGLRLGITREFESRWYAGKKAYAKTLVEDRQIRDQIEKELRPAGLARIDIERAADNIAVTVYAAKPGVVIGRGGETIKRLRESLQKRFPGKTLALNVQEVGNPNLSAPLVAQRVAEQIERRFAVRRSIKQAVQRVRESGAQGAKIVVSGRIGGAEQARVEWAAEGRVPLHTLRANIDYGTARAETTYGSLGVKAYVFMGEVIGGKKVGAAATQPPRPTAPKREREEGRPRRRSAVRRSGGGSREGGE; encoded by the coding sequence ATGGGAAATAAGATCAACCCCGTGGGCTTGCGCCTGGGTATTACCCGCGAATTCGAGTCGCGTTGGTACGCCGGCAAGAAAGCCTATGCCAAGACCCTCGTCGAGGATCGTCAGATCCGCGACCAGATCGAGAAAGAGCTCCGGCCCGCCGGCTTGGCCCGCATCGACATCGAGCGGGCCGCCGACAACATCGCCGTCACCGTTTACGCCGCCAAGCCCGGCGTGGTGATCGGTCGCGGCGGGGAGACCATCAAGCGCCTACGCGAGAGCCTGCAGAAGCGTTTCCCCGGCAAGACCCTGGCCCTCAACGTTCAGGAAGTGGGCAACCCCAACCTCTCCGCGCCGCTGGTGGCCCAGCGCGTGGCTGAGCAGATCGAGCGACGCTTCGCCGTGCGTCGCAGCATCAAGCAGGCCGTGCAGCGCGTGCGCGAGAGCGGGGCCCAGGGGGCTAAGATCGTGGTCTCGGGCCGCATTGGCGGGGCTGAGCAAGCCCGCGTGGAGTGGGCCGCCGAGGGCCGCGTGCCGCTGCACACCCTGCGAGCCAACATCGACTACGGCACCGCCCGGGCCGAGACCACCTACGGCTCGCTGGGTGTGAAGGCCTACGTCTTCATGGGTGAGGTCATCGGCGGCAAGAAGGTGGGTGCGGCCGCCACTCAGCCTCCCCGCCCCACCGCACCCAAGCGCGAGCGTGAGGAGGGCCGCCCCCGTCGCCGCTCGGCTGTGCGCCGCAGCGGGGGTGGCAGCCGGGAAGGGGGTGAGTAA
- the rplP gene encoding 50S ribosomal protein L16 encodes MLMPKRMKYRKAHRGRMTGAAKGGDYVAFGEWGLVTLEPGWITAQQIEAARVAMVRHFRRGGKIFIRIFPDKPFTKKPLEVRMGKGKGNVEGYVAVVKPGRVMFEVAGVTEEQAREALRLAGHKLPVLTKVVRRDAYDEAQ; translated from the coding sequence ATGTTGATGCCCAAGCGCATGAAGTACCGCAAGGCCCACCGGGGACGCATGACCGGCGCCGCCAAGGGTGGCGATTACGTGGCCTTTGGCGAGTGGGGTCTGGTAACCCTCGAGCCCGGTTGGATCACCGCTCAGCAGATCGAAGCTGCCCGTGTGGCCATGGTGCGCCACTTCCGCCGCGGTGGGAAGATCTTCATCCGCATCTTCCCCGACAAACCCTTTACCAAGAAGCCGCTGGAAGTCCGCATGGGTAAGGGTAAGGGTAATGTCGAGGGTTACGTGGCCGTGGTCAAGCCTGGCCGGGTGATGTTTGAGGTGGCGGGCGTGACCGAGGAGCAGGCCCGTGAGGCCCTGCGCCTGGCTGGGCACAAACTCCCCGTCCTGACGAAGGTGGTGAGACGTGATGCCTACGATGAAGCTCAGTGA
- the rpsQ gene encoding 30S ribosomal protein S17 — protein sequence MPRKNLTGVVVSDKMQKTVAVLVERQFPHPIYGKVIKRSKKYLAHDEKGEYKLGDVVEIRESRPMSARKRFTVVRKIEEGRMDLIERYLLRKERGKA from the coding sequence ATGCCGAGAAAAAACCTGACCGGTGTGGTGGTCAGCGACAAGATGCAAAAGACGGTCGCTGTCCTGGTGGAGCGCCAGTTCCCCCACCCCATTTACGGCAAGGTGATCAAGCGCTCTAAAAAGTACCTCGCCCACGACGAGAAGGGCGAGTACAAGCTGGGCGATGTCGTCGAGATCAGGGAATCTCGCCCGATGTCGGCCAGAAAGCGCTTCACCGTAGTGAGAAAGATCGAGGAAGGGCGGATGGACCTGATCGAGCGTTACCT
- the rpmC gene encoding 50S ribosomal protein L29, with amino-acid sequence MPTMKLSEMRKLSVAELQKEVAARKKELMELRFQASIGQLDKNHRVRETKREIARLLTVLTEKQK; translated from the coding sequence ATGCCTACGATGAAGCTCAGTGAGATGCGCAAGCTCTCGGTGGCCGAATTGCAGAAGGAGGTGGCAGCCCGGAAGAAAGAGCTCATGGAGCTGCGTTTCCAGGCTTCCATCGGCCAGCTCGACAAGAACCACCGCGTGCGCGAGACCAAGCGTGAGATTGCCCGGCTCCTCACCGTCCTGACGGAGAAGCAGAAGTAG